One region of Solanum pennellii chromosome 6, SPENNV200 genomic DNA includes:
- the LOC107022188 gene encoding uncharacterized protein LOC107022188, which yields MDRFPKFDMVISESPQLTMWHNDLDADHRRTLNKYVGALTELINMDGWPELIEVLTGYWDSQRMVFRFGTAEITPTLEEIRDCIDTVGTGLERRARKQEDVFIPNKPSVENISDWLGLRKDFTYWCRDSHVMFRDLYVRFGHASFYAAYNREFKISYREWNELRPLAFAIALLGTMVFPHGPSLSINTRVITLVHTLFKGYESQGTTKYYSVAPVILSNIYRALGKCKEGHWYFQGCNMLLQWWILSHLAKGAGTRELHTLDNKNTLKDLNDLLFWANMNNRRTRGRWAQIFSELREEDLQWMLDRFISKEVVVESRRCVVLPLPGIRGIRPYAPFRVLRQFGRKQTVPREAYYGAYVYDIGDDRVDDVTEMLREWKNAKRMGKDTIAPDRFNAGYDEGYKAWLKRDIQNISFQIPRSFRSVTDKEAKAVAELRELKEEANEVYAKFVENQDALERATREIERLRQGYDGFDSWIQQKIERMRYESLEDKGRLGEGFLLILRYMFQKHKIQKDDDGAGPSGAA from the coding sequence ATGGACCGCTTCCCCAAATTCGACATGGTCATCTCCGAGTCACCTCAACTTACAATGTGGCACAACGACTTAGACGCAGATCATAGGCGGACCCTCAACAAATACGTAGGGGCCTTGACCGAGCTAATCAACATGGATGGTTGGCCAGAATTGATAGAGGTACTTACGGGGTACTGGGACAGCCAAAGAATGGTCTTCCGTTTCGGAACGGCCGAAATCACCCCTACATTAGAAGAGATAAGGGATTGCATAGACACCGTGGGCACGGGCCTAGAAAGAAGAGCCCGAAAACAAGAGGACGTGTTTATCCCCAACAAACCTTCCGTTGAGAACATCTCGGATTGGTTAGGGCTAAGAAAAGACTTCACTTATTGGTGTCGAGATTCCCACGTAATGTTCAGGGACCTGTACGTCAGATTCGGACACGCGAGTTTCTATGCCGCGTATAATCGGGAATTTAAGATTTCCTACAGGGAGTGGAACGAGCTCCGCCCGTTGGCGTTTGCCATAGCCTTGTTGGGAACAATGGTCTTCCCGCACGGCCCGAGCCTGAGCATCAATACAAGGGTCATAACGCTCGTCCATACGTTGTTCAAGGGATACGAAAGTCAAGGAACGACAAAGTACTACTCCGTAGCTCCGGTCATATTGTCGAACATATATCGCGCTTTGGGTAAGTGCAAGGAAGGACACTGGTATTTCCAGGGGTGTAATATGCTCCTCCAATGGTGGATTCTCAGCCACTTGGCGAAGGGTGCTGGAACTCGAGAATTGCACACTCTCGACAACAAGAACACCCTCAAGGACCTAAACGACTTGCTATTCTGGGCCAACATGAACAATCGGAGAACAAGAGGGCGATGGGCCCAAATTTTCTCCGAGTTGAGAGAAGAGGACCTCCAATGGATGCTCGATCGCTTCATATCCAAGGAAGTTGTCGTAGAGAGTCGTAGATGTGTCGTGCTCCCTCTACCCGGCATTCGAGGAATTCGCCCTTACGCGCCATTCCGAGTCTTGCGACAGTTCGGAAGAAAACAGACTGTGCCCAGAGAAGCGTATTATGGCGCTTATGTGTACGACATTGGGGACGACAGAGTGGACGACGTGACGGAAATGCTCAGAGAATGGAAGAACGCCAAGCGCATGGGTAAGGACACTATCGCACCTGACCGATTCAACGCTGGATATGACGAAGGTTACAAAGCATGGTTGAAGAGGGATATACAAAATATCTCCTTTCAGATTCCGCGTAGCTTTCGCAGTGTGACAGATAAGGAGGCCAAAGCAGTGGCCGAATTGCGAGAGTTAAAGGAAGAGGCTAATGAGGTCTATGCCAAATTCGTAGAGAATCAAGACGCACTCGAGAGGGCAACTCGAGAGATCGAGAGACTGAGGCAAGGGTATGACGGGTTTGACAGTTGGATCCAGCAAAAGATCGAGAGGATGCGATACGAGAGTCTGGAAGACAAAGGGCGTCTGGGTGAAGGTTTTTTATTGATCCTGAGGTACATGTTCCAAAAGCACAAAATCCAGAAAGACGACGACGGAGCAGGACCATCCGGGGCAGCATAG